One window from the genome of Labeo rohita strain BAU-BD-2019 chromosome 10, IGBB_LRoh.1.0, whole genome shotgun sequence encodes:
- the il6st gene encoding interleukin-6 receptor subunit beta has protein sequence MNCSWDLGSQKTLIYATYTVSVNILVSNITYKDDCERPLARSCIVDLETFPIHMVVKVWVDVKNALGSERSDELIKDSSYFVKPNPPLNVKVLTEVNIPTSLMVTWKHPIDRTALKLSYAIRYRKAASDVWIEVPELFTRGYITSFRLQSLEPYTQYEVQMRCIGENYSSHWSDWSTSVTGSTAEAEPASAPDLWRFIQPISNNNRNVIFVWKAPVKANGKILEYYLNISQDDGLKRHLVKADKLSLNYTMELPTGKWANIEITAANSAGVSPKATLFIPATGQDFAEHPVIQNMSWSVSDEEPKPKMQVEWTAALPLPAGLRPSEYLLEWVQITKDGQEKELHAGWQRVPHNVTNTTLNGHLEECIRYSISVYPIYKYRVQYTLQTHVHAGLPVTRPAYIRQEAPKKGPAVEVKSKKNSAELKWEVIPLDSRRGFITNYTIFYAFGNTKQWKLVETVAPNVHSYLLTDLASETDYVVRIMASTVAGSTNGTDCNFRTIKYGDGEVEVIVVVVCLSFLFLTVFIIMFCLWKREVIKKLLWPQVPDPSDSSIAHWSPDFPIKADMPKEDVSVVEVDVFDGKSLCEEDKAVLPLKKDKYLSEEHSSGIGGSSCMSSPRHSVSDSDEGDSGQTTASTVQYSSVVASGYKGQTPNHQPPVFARSESTQPLLDCEEHPDHLNESGGHARNSYFRRGRELEQGLVGQECDGGSLTFCPVQEEEASPVAEDPPASALSYMPQQSGYRPQ, from the exons ATGAACTGCAGTTGGGATCTAGGATcacaaaaaacactgatttacgCAACTTACACTGTTTCTGTCAACAT CCTTGTGTCAAacattacatataaagatgACTGTGAACGGCCACTTGCAAGATCCTGCATCGTCGACCTGGAAACTTTTCCGATTCATATGGTTGTGAAAGTGTGGGTTGACGTGAAGAATGCGCTGGGGTCAGAGCGCTCAGACGAACTTATAAAAGATTCTTCCTATTTTG tgAAACCAAATCCACCATTGAATGTCAAAGTCCTCACTGAAGTTAACATCCCCACATCTCTCATGGTTACTTGGAAACATCCCATTGACAGGACCGCTTTGAAACTCTCTTATGCCATTAGATACCGGAAAGCAGCATCTGATGTTTGGATCGAG GTGCCGGAGCTCTTCACCAGAGGTTACATTACGTCGTTCAGACTGCAGTCTCTGGAGCCGTACACTCAATACGAGGTGCAGATGCGATGCATTGGAGAAAATTATAGCAGTCACTGGAGCGACTGGAGCACAAGCGTTACAGGGAGCACTGCGGAAGCCG AGCCTGCAAGCGCACCTGATCTCTGGAGATTCATCCAGCCCATCtctaataataacagaaatgtcATATTCGTATGGAAG GCTCCTGTAAAAGCTAATGGAAAAATACTGGAATATTACCTGAATATCAGTCAGGATGACGGGTTAAAAAGACACCTTGTAAAAGCAGATAAGCTCAGCCTGAATTATACGATGGAGCTGCCAACAGGAAAATGGGCCAATATTGAAATAACTGCAGCCAATTCAGCTGGAGTGTCTCCTAAAGCAACTTTATTCATTCCAGCAACAGGTCAAG ATTTCGCAGAGCATCCTGTCATACAGAATATGAGCTGGTCGGTGAGTGATGAAGAGCCAAAGCCGAAGATGCAGGTGGAGTGGACTGCTGCCCTGCCTCTTCCAGCTGGCTTACGTCCCTCTGAATACCTGCTGGAGTGGGTGCAAATCACAAAGGATGGGCAAGAAAAAGAGCTTCATGCAGGCTGGCAGAGAGTCCCTCACAATGTCACCAATACCACACTAAACG GTCATTTGGAAGAATGCATTCGGTACAGTATATCAGTGTATCCAATTTACAAGTATCGTGTTCAGTACACATTGCAGACACACGTCCACGCAGGATTACCAGTAACCAGACCAGCCTACATTCGGCAAGAAG CTCCAAAAAAGGGTCCCGCTGTCGAAGTAAAATCTAAGAAAAACAGTGCCGAGCTAAAATGGGAGGTGATTCCTCTTGACAGCCGGCGTGGATTCATCACCAACTACACCATATTCTATGCCTTCGGGAACACCAAGCAGTGGAAAT TGGTGGAGACAGTGGCCCCTAATGTCCACTCGTATTTACTGACTGATCTGGCCAGTGAAACAGATTATGTGGTTCGCATCATGGCGTCGACGGTAGCAGGCTCTACCAATGGCACGGATTGTAATTTCAGAACTATTAAGTACG GTGATGGAGAGGTGGAGGTGATAGTAGTGGTGGTTTGCCTCAGCTTCCTGTTCCTGACTGTCTTTATCATAATGTTCTGCCTTTGGAAACGAGAAGT GATTAAGAAGCTGCTGTGGCCGCAGGTTCCAGACCCGTCTGACAGCTCCATTGCTCACTGGTCACCTGATTTCCCCATTAAG GCCGACATGCCCAAAGAAGACGTTAGCGTGGTGGAAGTGGACGTGTTTGACGGCAAGTCTCTATGCGAGGAAGACAAAGCCGTGCTGCCGCTGAAGAAGGACAAGTATCTCTCCGAGGAGCACAGCAGCGGCATCGGAGGCTCGTCCTGCATGTCGTCGCCCCGCCACAGCGTGTCGGACAGCGACGAGGGCGACTCGGGCCAGACCACGGCCAGCACCGTGCAGTACTCCTCAGTGGTGGCGAGCGGCTACAAGGGCCAAACTCCCAACCATCAGCCTCCGGTGTTCGCTCGCTCCGAGTCCACGCAGCCTCTTCTGGACTGCGAGGAGCATCCGGACCATCTCAACGAGAGCGGAGGACACGCCAGGAACTCGTACTTCAGACGAGGCAGAGAATTAGAACAGGGCCTCGTCGGTCAGGAATGCGATGGAGGCTCTCTTACTTTCTGTCCGGTGCAGGAGGAGGAGGCGTCTCCAGTCGCCGAGGACCCGCCCGCCTCCGCCTTAAGTTACATGCCGCAGCAGAGCGGCTACCGACCTCAGTAA